The proteins below are encoded in one region of Oncorhynchus gorbuscha isolate QuinsamMale2020 ecotype Even-year linkage group LG01, OgorEven_v1.0, whole genome shotgun sequence:
- the il17d gene encoding interleukin-17D: protein MFGRVSSACLLLVLLCDVASVAKVSKKSTRGRQCLDLPEEILEQMFGRLSVGVLSAFHHTLQLAPLERKNLTCPSGGRPVPDRKSRIPVNLLSLSPWAYRISHDPARYPRFIPEAYCLCKGCLIGPFGQESDQYRSTPVYMPSVILRRTGSCVGGRHSYTESYVSVAVGCTCVPLLEKDRDAQSSNQSLEREQTKADELSSNVKNI, encoded by the exons ATGTTTGGTCGAGTATCTTCCGCGTGTTTGCTTCTGGTGCTGTTATGCGATGTGGCATCGGTAGCCAAGGTGTCCAAGAAGTCCACCCGGGGCCGACAGTGTTTGGATTTACCGGAAGAAATCCTCGAGCAGATGTTTGGGCGGCTTTCGGTGGGCGTCCTGAGTGCGTTCCACCACACTCTGCAGCTTGCACCATTGGAGCGGAAGAATCTCACCTGCCCATCAGGGGGACGCCCTGTCCCCGACAGGAAGTCTCGGATTCCCGTCAACCttctcagcctgtctccctgGGCATACAG GATCTCCCACGACCCCGCCAGGTATCCCAGGTTCATACCCGAGGCATATTGCTTGTGTAAAGGCTGTCTGATAGGACCTTTTGGTCAGGAGAGCGACCAGTACCGCAGCACCCCCGTGTACATGCCCTCCGTCATCCTGCGACGCACAGGTTCCTGCGTTGGGGGGCGCCACTCATACACAGAGAGCTACGTATCTGTGGCCGTGGGGTGCACCTGTGTTCCCCTGCTGGAGAAGGATAGGGATGCGCAGAGCAGCAACCAGagcctggagagagaacagacaaaAGCTGACGAGCTCAGCTCCAACGTCAAGAACATATAA